One stretch of Arachis duranensis cultivar V14167 chromosome 1, aradu.V14167.gnm2.J7QH, whole genome shotgun sequence DNA includes these proteins:
- the LOC107477336 gene encoding cytosolic sulfotransferase 12, producing the protein MEEVISDEPSNLPKLLKDEDLRQECKDLMSTLPMEPTYKLYQYQGFWYGSWALQGILSCQKHFEANDKDIILVTTPKSGTTWIKALTFALLNRNKHPHTQKNHPLLVTNPHILVPFLESLFYDEKYIVSNLSQFPSPRLLSIHAPYVSLPKSAKESNCKIVYLCRDPKDISVSMWKFMETLMPEIRGSNLFDEFFELFCRGVNLYGPFWEHVLEYWKESLKRPEKIMFLRYEQMKLHPTLVLKKLAEFLGCPFSKQELDNGMLDDILKLCSFDNLRNLEANKKGTISMFGFDIENKSFFRRGEIGDGKNFLTMEMVEKINTITQKKFSQYGLNFENFTMV; encoded by the coding sequence ATGGAGGAAGTAATAAGTGATGAACCCTCCAATCTCCCCAAACTCCTAAAAGATGAAGACTTAAGGCAAGAGTGTAAGGACTTGATGTCAACCTTGCCAATGGAGCCAACATACAAACTCTACCAATACCAAGGTTTTTGGTATGGATCTTGGGCTCTTCAAGGAATCTTATCTTGTCAAAAGCACTTTGAAGCCAATGACAAAGATATCATCCTTGTTACCACTCCCAAATCAGGCACCACTTGGATTAAGGCTTTGACTTTTGCATTGCTTAATAGGAATAAACATCCACATACACAAAAAAATCATCCTTTGCTTGTTACCAACCCTCATATTCTTGTACCCTTTTTAGAGTCTCTATTCTATGATGAGAAGTATATTGTTTCAAACCTTAGCCAATTTCCCTCTCCAAGGCTACTATCCATTCATGCTCCTTATGTTTCATTGCCGAAATCGGCGAAAGAGTCCAACTGTAAGATAGTGTATCTGTGTAGAGATCCGAAAGATATATCTGTTTCGATGTGGAAATTTATGGAGACGCTTATGCCGGAAATTAGAGGATCCAACTTGTTTGATGAATTTTTTGAGTTGTTTTGTAGAGGAGTGAATCTATATGGACCATTTTGGGAGCATGTGTTGGAGTATTGGAAAGAAAGCTTGAAAAGGCCAGAAAAAATAATGTTTCTAAGGTATGAACAAATGAAATTGCATCCTactttggttttgaaaaagttaGCTGAATTTTTAGGGTGTCCATTTTCCAAACAAGAGTTAGATAATGGCATGCTTGATGATATCTTAAAGTTGTGTAGTTTTGATAACTTGAGAAATTTGGAGGCGAATAAAAAAGGAACAATATCAATGTTTGGTTTTGATATAGAAAACAAAAGTTTCTTCCGCCGTGGTGAAATTGGTGATGGGAAGAATTTTCTCACAATGGAAATGGTTGAGAAAATAAACACTATTACTCAAAAGAAATTCTCTCAATATGGCCTAAATTTTGAGAATTTTACCATGGTATAA
- the LOC127747502 gene encoding cytosolic sulfotransferase 12-like: MAMAQLSNNVIKCVEEEEKEEDYLLSKEWKGLVSTLPKEQGWLSRNIYKYQGFWYDTKHIQGVLSLQKHFKAKEKDIILVTTPKSGSTWIKALAFALLNRHKYPNAQKNHPLLTNNPHLLVPFLEISLYSKKDFVPNLDSIPSPRLLSTHLPFVSLPESIKNVNCKIVYLCRDPKDVFVSLWHFTNKLGPETRSIDESFKQFCRGVSPFGPFWEHALGYQKESLKRSDKIMILTFEKMKLHPELVLKELAKFIGCPFSKEELSKGMVDDILNLCSFDNLSNLEVNKNGKLPNGAEAKVFFRRGKIGDWKNYLTTQKIQKLDTIIENTLAKHGLTF; the protein is encoded by the coding sequence ATGGCAATGGCTCAACTCTCTAATAATGTGATCAAatgtgttgaagaagaagaaaaagaagaagactaCTTATTAAGTAAAGAATGGAAGGGATTGGTATCAACCTTGCCAAAAGAGCAAGGATGGCTTTCAAGGAACATATACAAATACCAAGGTTTTTGGTATGACACTAAGCACATTCAAGGAGTCTTATCTCTCCAAAAACACTTTAAAGCCAAAGAAAAAGATATCATCCTTGTTACAACTCCCAAATCAGGATCAACTTGGATCAAAGCTTTAGCATTTGCATTGCTAAACCGCCACAAATATCCAAATGCTCAAAAGAATCATCCTTTGCTTACTAACAACCCTCATCTTCTTGTACCCTTTTTAGAGATTAGTCTCTATTCTAAAAAAGACTTTGTTCCTAACCTTGATTCAATTCCCTCTCCGAGATTATTATCTACTCATCTTCCTTTTGTGTCTTTGCCAGAATCAATTAAGAATGTAAATTGTAAGATAGTGTATCTTTGTAGAGATCCTAAAGATGTATTCGTTTCGCTATGGCATTTTACAAACAAACTTGGGCCAGAAACTAGGTCAATTGATGAATCGTTCAAGCAGTTCTGTAGGGGAGTCAGTCCGTTCGGACCGTTTTGGGAGCATGCATTAGGGTATCAGAAAGAAAGCTTGAAAAGGTCGGAcaagataatgattctaacattTGAGAAAATGAAATTGCATCCTGAATTGGTTTTGAAAGAATTAGCTAAGTTTATAGGATGTCCATTTTCTAAAGAAGAGTTATCTAAGGGCATGGTGGATGATATCTTGAACTTGTGTAGCTTTGATAACCTAAGCAATTTAGAGGTGAATAAGAATGGAAAATTACCAAATGGTGCAGAAGCTAAAGTTTTCTTTCGTCGTGGTAAAATTGGTGATTGGAAAAACTATCTCACTACTCAAAAGATTCAGAAATTGGACACAATTATTGAAAATACTTTGGCTAAACATGGGTTAACGTTTTAG
- the LOC107477315 gene encoding uncharacterized protein LOC107477315: MATESAMKAPFTKYVEYLNDLNEKRERVVKASRDVTMNSKKVIFQVHRMSKYNKEEVLQKAEKDLAAVTNQYMSRLVKELQGTDFWKLRRAYSPGIQEYVEAATFCGFCKNGTLLTLDEINNTLLPLSDPSLQPLQINILDYLLGLADLTGELMRLAIGRISDGELEFAQKICRFARDIYRELTLVVPHMDDSHDMKTKMEIMLQSVMKIENACFSVHVRGSEYIPLLGSDDPGSFLVGVADIEL, from the exons ATGGCTACTGAGTCAGCAATGAAGGCTCCTTTCACCAAATATGTTGAATATCTCAATGACCTT AATGAGAAACGAGAAAGAGTGGTTAAAGCAAGTCGTGACGTAACAATGAACAGCAAAAAAGTCATATTTCAAGTTCACAG GATGAGTAAGTATAATAAAGAGGAAGTACTTCAGAAAGCTGAAAAGGATCTAGCAGCAGTGACAAATCAGTACATGTCTCGATTAGTCAAAGAATTGCAGGGTACCGATTTTTGGAAGCTACGACGAGCATACTCACCTGGG ATACAAGAGTATGTTGAAGCAGCTACTTTCTGCGGTTTCTGTAAAAATGGAACGCTTTTGACGCTTGACGAGATAAACAACACATTGTTACCACTTAGTGATCCATCACTTCAGCCTCTACAAATAAATATCCTTGACTATCTATTAGGG CTTGCAGATTTGACTGGAGAACTGATGCGTCTGGCTATCGGTAGGATATCAGATGGTGAGCTTGAATTCGCTCAGAAGATATGCAGATTTGCACGTGATATATACAGGGAGCTTACGCTTGTAGTGCCACATATGGATGATAGTCATGATATGAAGACAAAGATGGAAATAATGCTCCAAAGTGTCATGAAAATAGAGAATG CTTGCTTTAGTGTTCATGTGAGAGGATCAGAGTATATTCCACTCCTTGGATCCGATGATCCGGGTTCTTTCTTAGTTGGAGTCGCAGATATCGAACTATGA